From Mya arenaria isolate MELC-2E11 chromosome 1, ASM2691426v1, a single genomic window includes:
- the LOC128244813 gene encoding uncharacterized protein LOC128244813 — MSSGRGGGGCPQDNILCCPICMDIYKSPRMLPCQHTLCETCLHSYIVNKSRERVLVSDFPCPVCRVSTPAPRAFTRIDTWASLFPLNHLLVSLLDSSFQDMLDRSETGSNSSLPSERCSEHGGKPIEFFCTEHNSKLCSKCFKNAHRQCEVLDIEEHVEFTLRFNTVKSDVENVLGYLIEAITKLKSNIDLLCLQKTTILNEVKELRGKVEALFNSIEIEIKDHVNVQHDGEIVVLKAQCEKYERIKAEISASETTLKELPISGNIGHSLEKITVVENEIKSQLAFIQSCHANIKQIKLEFAIDNQLLSFLNSFSQIGTINANYFDSNVQDPPELQSRGCTLNESFVPSRDISTTSEDLQPSSPLSRHVSPRAIFIARPPATISAVTDGESQGASSQMETLTQPRQPKEPKRPKTVPIESTAPTPVVRPRPERPEVKGMIPHFLPRSCSSPIGHTPSVGPSNTDVPGRYIVNTTQELLPNGSNYPDEHRGHSSGFPAILVTGIANSPSISGKPPVTEKPKHRSWQYVNMVTSPGEHSTARRNSESGETSEDATVARSLFRSRSSSASNSKEEKSNVSSGAASSTIDDKFATSVSAATVSFNQLIRSFQSKANTQMKESENSPVYENSLLASCASTPTGEKSFSFCAAPNASEARIPKHCTRMKDIAIRIECDVRECTITGSVEIADSRLILIDCNNSKVKLFDTDLTYAAHLDMAKEPWNVTTISSNEIAVTVPLEKTIHVIRVATSCMSTLRCIATKRECWGITYLDRKFITTTKDDGNQVAFLDGNGRELQIVNFSSRENPNILRPVSLSPSKNGNFLYVCCEGQSGTKGSIVSMSIGGDVLNVYTFKELDRPYSAAIDPYNDNVYVTAIRSANVLALTEGGSSVKTLLSRDVGLTRPQHIHVTSWDDKTVLILTERRSDRANVYCMN; from the coding sequence ATGTCTAGCGGAAGGGGCGGTGGGGGATGCCCCCAGGATAACATCCTGTGTTGTCCTATCTGTATGGACATCTACAAGTCGCCGCGCATGCTTCCTTGTCAACACACTCTCTGCGAAACCTGCCTCCACTCCTACATCGTCAACAAGTCACGTGAGCGTGTGCTCGTGTCCGACTTCCCGTGCCCTGTTTGCCGTGTGAGCACACCTGCGCCACGTGCATTTACGCGTATTGACACGTGGGCATCGCTTTTCCCGCTTAATCACTTGCTCGTGTCCCTTCTTGATTCGAGCTTTCAAGACATGTTGGACCGTTCAGAGACCGGCTCTAACTCAAGTTTGCCGTCCGAAAGGTGTTCCGAACATGGCGGGAAACCTATTGAATTCTTTTGCACTGAACATAACTCAAAGCTTTGTAGTAAATGTTTCAAGAATGCCCACCGTCAGTGCGAGGTTTTGGACATTGAGGAGCACGTTGAATTTACATTGCGTTTTAATACCGTAAAATCTGACGTTGAAAACGTCTTAGGTTACTTGATAGAGGCCATAACGaagttaaaatcaaacattgatCTGCTGTGCTTACAAAAGACAACCATTCTTAACGAAGTCAAAGAGTTGAGGGGAAAAGTAGAAGCTTTGTTTAACTCGattgaaattgaaatcaaaGATCACGTTAATGTACAGCATGACGGAGAAATTGTTGTATTAAAGGCGCAATGCGAGAAATATGAAAGAATCAAGGCTGAGATCAGCGCCTCGGAAACAACCTTAAAGGAATTACCCATATCTGGAAATATTGGACATTCCCTTGAGAAAATTACAGTCGTCGAAAACGAAATTAAGAGTCAGTTGGCATTCATCCAAAGTTGCCATGCtaatatcaaacaaattaagTTAGAATTTGCAATCGACAATCAATTGCTTTCATTTCTGAACTCATTCAGCCAGATTGGGACAATAAATGCTAACTACTTTGACTCAAATGTACAGGACCCGCCTGAGCTCCAATCAAGAGGTTGTACCTTGAACGAATCCTTCGTACCGTCCCGCGACATATCAACAACTTCCGAGGACCTCCAACCCTCCAGTCCGCTTTCCCGCCACGTATCACCGCGTGCCATCTTTATTGCCAGACCACCTGCTACTATTTCCGCTGTCACTGACGGTGAATCACAAGGCGCCTCAAGCCAGATGGAAACGTTGACACAGCCCCGGCAGCCCAAAGAGCCGAAGAGGCCGAAGACCGTCCCTATTGAGTCAACTGCTCCGACGCCCGTCGTCCGCCCGCGACCTGAGAGACCAGAAGTGAAGGGAATGATACCACACTTTCTTCCTAGGTCCTGCTCGAGCCCTATCGGGCATACTCCTAGCGTTGGTCCGAGTAACACGGATGTACCCGGTAGATATATCGTGAACACAACGCAAGAATTATTACCAAACGGAAGTAATTATCCGGACGAACATCGCGGCCATTCATCTGGTTTTCCCGCGATTTTAGTCACCGGAATTGCAAACAGTCCGTCCATTTCCGGCAAGCCGCCGGTAACCGAGAAGCCGAAGCATCGCTCGTGGCAGTACGTTAACATGGTAACCAGCCCCGGCGAGCACTCGACCGCCCGAAGAAACTCGGAAAGCGGAGAGACGTCTGAAGACGCTACTGTAGCCAGAAGCTTATTTCGAAGCCGCTCTTCGTCCGCGTCAAACAGTAAGGAAGAAAAATCAAACGTTTCTTCTGGTGCAGCGTCTAGCACCATTGACGACAAGTTTGCGACGTCAGTTAGCGCTGCAACCGTTTCGTTTAATCAGCTAATACGTAGCTTCCAAAGCAAGGCAAATACCCAGATGAAGGAGTCTGAAAATTCACCCGTTTATGAAAACTCTCTCCTTGCTTCTTGCGCGTCAACTCCAACCGGCGAAAAGTCATTTTCGTTTTGTGCGGCGCCAAATGCTTCCGAGGCACGTATCCCAAAACATTGTACGCGAATGAAAGATATCGCCATCAGAATAGAGTGCGACGTCCGCGAATGCACGATTACGGGATCTGTTGAAATCGCCGATAGCCGCTTGATTCTTATAGATTGTAATAACAGTAAGGTGAAGCTGTTTGATACTGATTTGACATACGCGGCTCATTTAGATATGGCAAAAGAACCATGGAACGTTACAACAATTTCCTCAAACGAAATCGCCGTTACGGTTCCGTTAGAGAAAACAATCCACGTGATACGTGTTGCGACGTCATGTATGTCAACATTACGCTGCATTGCGACAAAACGTGAGTGTTGGGGCATCACGTATCTAGACCGAAAGTTTATAACCACCACGAAGGATGACGGCAACCAAGTTGCGTTTCTAGACGGAAACGGCCGGGAGTTACAAATCGTTAATTTTTCCTCACGGGAAAATCCAAACATATTGCGTCCAGTTTCCCTTTCACCGTCCAAAAATGGCAATTTTTTGTACGTCTGTTGTGAAGGACAGTCTGGTACGAAGGGTTCTATCGTAAGTATGTCCATAGGCGGCGACGTTCTTAACGTTTACACTTTTAAGGAACTTGATCGGCCATATAGCGCGGCTATTGATCCTTACAACGATAATGTCTACGTAACAGCAATACGTTCCGCTAACGTTCTTGCGTTGACGGAAGGTGGATCCTCGGTAAAGACGCTACTGTCACGTGACGTTGGTCTCACGCGCCCACAGCACATCCACGTGACGTCATGGGACGACAAAACGGTTCTCATCCTAACCGAACGACGCTCGGACAgagcaaatgtttattgtatgaATTAg